The window AAATTCTTGGCTTGATTTAAGGTAATGTCCTTCATCTTTACCACTTTGTTTTTATCGGTTTGGCTAAAATCCAATTCATTGTAGTAAATAAGTTGCCAGTTTCCTTTGTGATCTTCAGCAAGAGCACTTAGGGATTCCACCCAGTCTCCCGAGTTATAGTAGTCAATGCCATCGATATTTCTTATTTCTGCTTTATGGATGTGGCCACAGATAATTCCGTCACAATTTTTAGATTTGGCAATCTTACACAGCTCTTTTTCAAAGTCATCAATATACGTAACAGCTGATTTTACTTTAGATTTGACGTATTGGGAAAGTGAAAAATAAGGCAAACCTTTTTTGCGACGGTAAAGATTAACTTGAGTATTGAGCCACAATAAAAATGTATACCCTATATCGCCCAAATAAGCTATCCAGCGAAGGTTTGTGGTGATGTTGTCAAAAACATCCCCATGGGTGATAAAATACCTTCTGCCATTGCTTTCGTAGATCATGTCTTTCAGAATTGAAAGTCGACCGATTTCAAGGGGAAGGACCTGGTCTAAAAAATCGTCATGATTTCCGCGAAGATAAAAGACTTTGGTTTTATTAGAATCTATCATTTTCAAGATTCTATTAAATACCCTGGTATGTTTTCTTTTCCAGCTACCGGACTTTTTTAGTTGCCATCCATCAATAATGTCTCCATTTAGGATCAAGTTTTCACATTCATGCTGCTTTAAAAACCTGACCACTTCTTTGGCTTTGGATCCTTTTGTTCCAAGGTGGATGTCAGAAAGAATAATCGTTTTAAAATTTGTCTCCAAAATGATTTTATTTTGGAAGCAATTTAAACATGCCAAATAAACTGGTAATGAAGCCCTTATTATTTAAATGCTAATTTGGAGGGGGTATCCTGAGTTTATGTGAAGAAATTGTTAAAAAGGTATTTGTGCCAAATAGAAATGCAGTGATTGTACTAATAGGGAAAATTATGCGTTGAATATTAATTTGAAAACAGTTCCTTTACCTACTTTCGACTTTACTTGAAGGTTGCCTTTGTGTCGACGCATGATTTGTTTAGAAAGGCTTAGACCAATGCCCGAACCTTTTTGTTTGGTAGTGAAAAAAGGGATAAAGATTTTATTCAATGCCTCTTCTTCGATTCCTTTCCCGGAATCTTCCAATTCAATGATGATCTTGCCATTGTCATCTATAAAGGCCCGCAAGGTGATTTTTTTAATAGCCGTTTCTTCTACTGCATGGATGGCATTCTGAACCAGGTTTATCAATACCTGTTCTATTAAAGAACAATCAGCAAATAAAAGCAGGTCACTTGGATGAATTTCTTTGATGAACCGGATCGATTTTTCTTCATTTTGGTTCTGAAATAAGATGTCTAACCTGTCAAAAAGCTCTTTTAATTTTATGGCTGTGAATTTTGGCAATGGTACATGAGCCAAGCTTCTAAAATCACTTACAAAATTGATCAAGCCTTCACTTCTTTTTTCTATCGTGGATATGCCCATTTGATAATCTTGTAGATCATCCTGCTCTACTTGTCCTTTATTTTTAATCTTGTCTTTTAAATCAGTACTGATGGTAGCTGCCAAAGAGGAGATGGGAGCAATGGAATTCATTATTTCATGGGTAAGTACCCGGATAAGATTTTGCCAGGCCTCCATTTCTTTTTCTTCAAGCTCACTTTGAATATTTTGTAAAGAAACCAATTTAAACTTTGTATCCCTCAATACCAATTCTATGGCATATACCGACAATTGCATGATTCCATCAGGATGGGCAATTTTTATAAGTTCACTTCCTCCTGTCCTGAGTTGGTCTATGGCTTGATACAATTCTTTATTGATACCTGATATCTCCCGTATATGGTTGAGTTTATCAATATTCAGCATCCGTTTTGCAGCGGTATTGAGAATCTGTACACTTCCATCTGCTTCAAAGGTGATTAATCCTATACTGAGGTGCTGAAATACGGTTCTAAAATAGTGAAAGTTGGCTTCTTTTTCCAGTTGATCTTCCTTTAGCTTTGCCAATATGGCATTGAATTCGATGTGAAGATCATCCGTCTCAGTGCCATCAAATTTAACAGGATATACTGTAGAATAATTGTTTTGCTTAATATTGTCCAGAAACTGCCTGACCTTTTTGAAACTGCTTTCAGCATAGCGGATAAGCAGTATCAATTGGACAAATGTTAGAATGATAAATAAAGAGATGGCAAATACTCCTGCATCATTGCTGATAATATATGCTAGGAAAAAAAGGCTCAGTGCAAGCACAAAAACCCTTCCCAGTAAACCGATTTTATAATCCATATTTTTCTAACCTTCTATAAAGGGAAGCCCTGGTCAACCCCAATTCTTTCGCTGCTTTAGAAATATTTCCGCTGTTTTTATCGATTGCTTTTTGAATCATATTTTTTTCCACCTCATCGAGATTTAAGGTGTTCGTATTTATTTTTTCGTTAGCAGGTTTTGCTGAAAGGAAAAAGAAATCTCGGCTGTCTAGTTCTTCTCCTTCGGCCATGATGATGGCTCTTTCTATGGCATGTTGAAGTTCTCGGATATTCCCTGGCCAACTGTACCTTTGCAGCAATTGATGAGCGCTATGTTTCAGACCTTTAAATTCTTTTCTGTATTTGCTGGCATAAATTTTAAGAAAATGTTCTGCCAATATAGGGATATCATCCTGCCTATCTCTGAGCGGAGGTAAAAATATTTCCACTGTATTAATTCTATACAAAAGGTCTTGGCGGAAAGTACTTTCCATAATCATATTGTGAATGGGCATATTGGTAGCACATATCAATCGAATATCTATTGGTAATGATTTGTTGCTCCCAATTCTCGTTACTTCCCTTTTTTGAAGGGCTGTTAGAAGCTTGGATTGCAATGGCATGCTAAGATTACCAATTTCGTCCAAAAATAAGGTGCCATTGTCTGCCAGCTCAAATCTCCCTGCCCGGTCTTCTTTGGCATCCGTGTAAGCCCCCTTTTTATGTCCAAATAATTCACTTTCAAACAAGCTCTCTGTTATGGCCCCCATGTCTACACCTACAAAAATTTCGTCATTACGTTCAGACTGGTCATGAATGGCTCGTGCAATAAGTTCTTTTCCTGTTCCATTTTCTCCCAGAATCAAAACATTAGCATCCGTTTTCGCCACTTTTTCAATAATAGAGAAAACATTTTTCATGGAAGCACTGCGGCCGATAATTTCTGAAAAAGGCTTTTTTAAGTCCGCCTGTAACTGCTTTTGACGGCTTGAAAGCTTGTCAACTTGGTTGTAACTTTCTTTTAGTTTTATGGCGGCAGATAAGGTGGCAAGCAATTTCTCATTTTGCCAAGGCTTAAGGATGAAATCTGTAGCTCCTTCTTTAAGGGCCTGTACAGCCATTTCCACATCTCCAAAGGCAGTTATAAGAATAACCACAGCCTTTGGGTCAATTTCCTTTATTTTTTTGAGCCAATGAAATCCTTCCTTTCCGGAAGTCGTATCTTCTGTAAAATTCATGTCCAGAAGGACTACATCAAAATTGTTATTGTTTATCAAAAATGGGATCCTTCTTGGGTCTTTTTCTATGGTTACTTCTTTGGCATGTTTTTTCAATAACATTTTAGCCGCAAAGAGCAGGTCTTCATTGTCATCTACTATTAAAATTTTGCCTAAATTTTTCTCCTCCATTGTTTTTGATTTTTAACTGCT of the Cyclobacterium marinum DSM 745 genome contains:
- a CDS encoding UDP-2,3-diacylglucosamine diphosphatase, with protein sequence METNFKTIILSDIHLGTKGSKAKEVVRFLKQHECENLILNGDIIDGWQLKKSGSWKRKHTRVFNRILKMIDSNKTKVFYLRGNHDDFLDQVLPLEIGRLSILKDMIYESNGRRYFITHGDVFDNITTNLRWIAYLGDIGYTFLLWLNTQVNLYRRKKGLPYFSLSQYVKSKVKSAVTYIDDFEKELCKIAKSKNCDGIICGHIHKAEIRNIDGIDYYNSGDWVESLSALAEDHKGNWQLIYYNELDFSQTDKNKVVKMKDITLNQAKNFY
- a CDS encoding sensor histidine kinase: MDYKIGLLGRVFVLALSLFFLAYIISNDAGVFAISLFIILTFVQLILLIRYAESSFKKVRQFLDNIKQNNYSTVYPVKFDGTETDDLHIEFNAILAKLKEDQLEKEANFHYFRTVFQHLSIGLITFEADGSVQILNTAAKRMLNIDKLNHIREISGINKELYQAIDQLRTGGSELIKIAHPDGIMQLSVYAIELVLRDTKFKLVSLQNIQSELEEKEMEAWQNLIRVLTHEIMNSIAPISSLAATISTDLKDKIKNKGQVEQDDLQDYQMGISTIEKRSEGLINFVSDFRSLAHVPLPKFTAIKLKELFDRLDILFQNQNEEKSIRFIKEIHPSDLLLFADCSLIEQVLINLVQNAIHAVEETAIKKITLRAFIDDNGKIIIELEDSGKGIEEEALNKIFIPFFTTKQKGSGIGLSLSKQIMRRHKGNLQVKSKVGKGTVFKLIFNA
- a CDS encoding sigma-54-dependent transcriptional regulator, producing the protein MEEKNLGKILIVDDNEDLLFAAKMLLKKHAKEVTIEKDPRRIPFLINNNNFDVVLLDMNFTEDTTSGKEGFHWLKKIKEIDPKAVVILITAFGDVEMAVQALKEGATDFILKPWQNEKLLATLSAAIKLKESYNQVDKLSSRQKQLQADLKKPFSEIIGRSASMKNVFSIIEKVAKTDANVLILGENGTGKELIARAIHDQSERNDEIFVGVDMGAITESLFESELFGHKKGAYTDAKEDRAGRFELADNGTLFLDEIGNLSMPLQSKLLTALQKREVTRIGSNKSLPIDIRLICATNMPIHNMIMESTFRQDLLYRINTVEIFLPPLRDRQDDIPILAEHFLKIYASKYRKEFKGLKHSAHQLLQRYSWPGNIRELQHAIERAIIMAEGEELDSRDFFFLSAKPANEKINTNTLNLDEVEKNMIQKAIDKNSGNISKAAKELGLTRASLYRRLEKYGL